ttcaaatacCCACCATACCCGTTTCTTCTCAGTGCTATATTTCCATCCACCACGTTCACATTCATAcccctttttttctcttatcaCCCATCTCACCCATGACATTCACGCCATGAACCCTACATGCACATGGCTCTACATGCACGCCATGTATTTCTCCCAATACCCTGCGAACCCCTTTCTTTCCCCAATATTTGAAGACTCTTCCTCACGGTCCGAGGGGTCCGAAAAGCTTATAAGAAGTCAGCATACTTCAGGTCCGGTTCGTCCTCCAGAGTCGACAGCCAGGCGTCAATGCATGGCCACAGTTGATGCTGCCGCTCGTTTCTAGTGACTGCATGGATGATAGCAATGGCTCCCCCGCACCAGATTTGCAAGCAACATAGCTCAATGCTCGAGATATGTGACTGTGTGCACCAATGGGATTTTTCCTAGTACGTCTATAAGGAGATGGCTCTCCTTAGGCGTCAACTTGAGTAAAGTAAAATTGCATTGCTACTCGAAAAAGCGCCAGAAGCTATGCTGAAGACTCCAGGGGTTTCTGATCAAGCTTCGATCTCTAAAGAACCAGAAACCTAGTAGTCATGACGTTTAAATGCAGAAACGGCATCCGCGACAAACATGGTTGAGGACTTGCTAGAAGGTTGACCAGGATTGAAATGGGATAAGGACCAACTAAAGAACCGGGTATGAGTCCCGATGACAGCTACTCGTCGGAGAAGATACAGACTTTCAAGAAAATTCCATCTGTTGGAGACCTGATCAGCTTGTTGAAGTGCAGGGCGGCATTGCCACAGGCTGCAGTCGTCGTTTTCTTCAATGGCCTTACAGATGGTGGCCTCCAGGCCTCATTGTTGTCCTTCTTGAAGGCTCGGTTTCACTTCAACAAAGACTAGTTTGCAGACATAATGCTAATCATTGGGGTCTCAACAGCATAGCCTGGTCATTCTGAGTCCCATACGCTACTGCTGCTTCCTTTAATGTGCAGAGGTACCGCTTGCAAGATATAATTGAGATACGGCAGTGATTTTGGTTTGAACCTTTGACGAATGTTGAAGGAAAACTTTCAGATCTTGTGAGCAGTCCACCATATATTCTGAGCGATCATATTTCTGGTCTACAACCTGACGTGGGGTGGCATGAACCAAGACTTGCATTAGATGCTGGTGTGGATGACATAGAGGGCATTGATCAAGAATTCGAGAAGTCTCGTTAATGAGGTGATGGTAAATAGAATAATGGCCCCAGTTTGTCACCAGTAAACTACATTGGACTCCGCCCTGTTGATCCTCCAGCTGCCAGAATTTGCTTGGCCTCATTTGccgaaatttatacaaaaacaCAAGCTGTTAGCAAGAGTACAGTTTCTCAGGTCAAAGATGAAAAGATATTGAGAACAGACTATGAACCCCCAGATGTGGACGTCCTATATGCCGAAGGGGTTACTTCATCCAATGGGTTTGCTTATTTGTGGGTTTCTCATTTCTACAGTCGGAACCTGGTGATAATATTGAGGCAGCCGATCAGCATGATTCTCAGCTTAGATACCAACTAATCAGAGTATAAGCAAGAGGTCTCGGAGAAAAACTGCATGTGACTAGAGATGTTTGAAGATGTCTGCATTGCCATATCTTGTGTTTCCTTGCATGATTATGATCAATATTCCTATGATGCAAATGGGTCATTGGTGAACAAGATGATGCTGAGTCAGAGGTTATTTGAGAGCATTGTTACTCAGCCAACTTTTGAGCAGATCGACATGTTACAGGCCAGATATTATGCATCAAGTCCAAGTGCTATTGCTTGGAGATGTACTGAAGTTTGTGTCCTTAGATGAACGCTAAGAAAGAATGGGACCAGAAGCACATTCAATGGAGAGCTTGAAGCAGACCCACCTCCACAAATCCAACCTTATCATCATCACTACAGCGAGACCCCACAAACCCTAGTCACAACAACTCAGATTCAGCAGCAGTGTGGTTCAAACCCTAGTGGccataataattgtttttatcatGTACCTTTTGATCATAGTGCAACTTCAGTTTCTGGGTTCAATTCATGGTTGCGCCAAACACCATTTTCTGGGGAAAAATCTTCTTCTTGTGCTTCTGCTGATCAGTCAAACAATTGTAACTTTCAATCACTGTCACTCACAATGAGTCCCGGCTCTCAACATGGGGGGGGTTCACTGCTGTTTCTTCTCCATTGCAAGCTGCTGAGAGCCGGAAAAGGCAAGTTGGTGGGAAGGCTCTTACCAGAGAACCAGTTCCTCGGAAATCAATTGATACTTTTGGGCAAAGAACTTCTCAATATCGTGGTGTAACTAGGCACAGATGGACTGGAAGATATGAAGCCTATTTGTGGGACAACAGTTGCAGAAAAGAAGGACAAATAAGGAAAGGAAGGAAAGTTTATCTTGGTGGGTATGATAAGGAAGAAAAAGCAGCTAGGGCTTATGATTTAGCGGCACTCAAGTATTGGGGTCCAACCGCTCACATAAATTTCCCTTAGTTATGAGAAAGAGCTTGAAGAGATGAAGAACATGACCAGGCAAGAGTTTGTGGCCAACTTAAGAAGGAAAAGTAGTGGGTTTTCAAGAGGGGCGTCTGTGTACAGAGAAGATGACAAGTTTGTGAGCTTGGAAGGCGTGGGGTTTGGAGTCACTGTTATGAAATAAAAGGCAGACAATTACACCACGTgccctttctctttttttatttcatcatattttattttaaaataattcctcAAACCTCAGTTTTCAAAGTAGTTTTCCAAGTTTTGGTTGATTAAATAACTTCAAATATTCCAACTTTTCACCCTTAGCATTTTCCTTAGGTTAcacaaaaatcccatttttaataaaactttgccGCCATTTTCCTTCCTGGTGAGCAATCCTCACATcttttctgttttaaaaaatgttttaaaataagcaagactTTAATTccataattccgaataatggaatttatggaattaattcatgcaaaataaacgggctttggtgggggccccacatatgtgatttatgatcgattgattgactgattgattaatttgattatcatacatgttTGATTTATCTTGCTCTCTAACATGCATgctattattccttaattgcgcactaaccctctctcttgatagcgcattgatcgtTTGATGCCCAGGTACGCCCCGTTCTCACTTTGGTCATTCATCATTGAGTGTTCTGATTCTCATACGTGCATAATCATTCTGGGTACTTattgatttactcatccattgccatgatcgcttcattttattagtagagacccgactttagggacttagaggggtgctacggtctttaccgtaccttcccgataagtaacctgacccccgaacctgatccggtttttcacagaccgccttttccaaaataaggagtcacacttagggtttttttttcttattttgtttaccctttaaaaataaaacaaaaataagtggcgactccaagtcattttcaaataatcaataaaaaccaatttttcaaataaaaatcgagctcgccatttgagtgggaaacgcatgagcacgaaatgcggggtccacatatacttttggtgaaaaaaatcattttataatttattatttaaagaaattattttgttttaaaatataagaagaatatgaaaaacaattgagtgtgaaaaaataaaagaaataaaaagaaaaagaaacaaagtttACATGGGTTGTGGGATTGGATGGgtagagatgaaaaaaatatataaaaataaaagaaaaataatgctAAAATGTGGGGTGGGgttgggaaaataaaaaataaaaaatgggtgcAATTGGGACGTGAGGTTGAGGAGGAGGGAGGGGACATGAGAGACAAGAGAGAAGGGGAAAGGAATAAGGGAAGTAGTTTAGGAATGTAAAaactatattaataaaaatggtgTTGCAAATAGCAATTAGATAAATATACAtacaacttaaaaaattttaataataaattttttttacactttaatttgtttaaaacatcttttaaatcattactttttctatataaattttcaagggTTCTTAGTAAAAGTTATTAATAatcttctattttaaaaacaaaaaatggaaaacatatTCGATCAAATATTTAATGGGTATTTAATAAgctaatttaaatcattaaatatatttggtaaaattatttaataatatgatttaaaataaaaagcaactttaaataataagtaaaagtAACTTTTTCTTAAagttcacttttttatttttattatttacccTAACTTACCTTGATTACCCTCACGATCTCATTTGTTACTCCACGACATCCATTGTTACTAGACTTTTTTTGTCttgattataatttatgatgataaatatatataaatttgatgatttaataaaaattttaagttaattttagtAAACAACTTTAAcatttaaagcaaaaattaaataataaattttaaattaataacttaaataaaatttaacttaaagttaatttaatttattaaataataagtattaagttttatcaaataaaataaataaaataaaaataaaaatatattatttttatctaattatatatataaatggcgTAGAACAAGACAAGACCCATCCGTCTCGAACCGgacacatgattcaaaaaaccaaacaagGAAACCCATCCTCATCCCGCTAAAATCCTTTCCAAATCTGTTCTACTAGGGGTGGAGTAGGCTGGAATATACCCACACTGACTGTCATTCCtacttggagcagttgtcttccaatcACGAATCAGGAACGTCAAAAGCCCTAGCCTCACAAACCCCAATCTAGGTTGGCCAACCGGCCCAAGATATCTTAGGCCCAATCTCCCTCCTGTCTCTCAGTGGTCAGGCGGTCCACATTCTTTTTCTTGTGGAGCCTCATCCACACAATCAAGTCAAAACtcgaatgaaagaaaaattcaaaaaagataGCAGCAAAAGTATGATGTGAAAGAAAGGTCCCAGCACAGGCCGCTAAGCCGTTGGGCTAAGATTGGAATTTGATATGATTAGGGATTGACCACAACGCCAACTCATGGGATTAGATAATCACTAATTCAAATCGGGTTTAGGTAAGAACTTGCTTAAACCTTAAGTttggaaacaaaaattattatatgcCGCAGACTGCCTGAACTGCCCTTGCGTAGgctcaatattattatttacgTAAAATTATCATATAAGAACCACAATTCCAAAGGAGAACATGCCCTCCAAGTAATCCATAGT
Above is a genomic segment from Vitis riparia cultivar Riparia Gloire de Montpellier isolate 1030 chromosome 7, EGFV_Vit.rip_1.0, whole genome shotgun sequence containing:
- the LOC117919451 gene encoding AP2-like ethylene-responsive transcription factor AIL1, which produces MFEDVCIAISCVSLHDYDQYSYDANGSLVNKMMLSQRLFESIVTQPTFEQIDMLQARYYASSPSAIAWRFSGFNSWLRQTPFSGEKSSSCASADQSNNSAESRKRQVGGKALTREPVPRKSIDTFGQRTSQYRGVTRHRWTGRYEAYLWDNSCRKEGQIRKGRKVYLGGYDKEEKAARAYDLAALKYWGPTAHINFP